CTACCAAGTGCAGAGAGCATCTCACATGGATTTTGTGAGGTGGGTGTGGTCCTCTCTGTCCCTGGAGTACATGGTGAGTGTCACCGCAGGTGACTGTGCAGTAGACAAACTCCAAATGTCACGTATTGATGTCATTGCAGTATAAAAAGTGCAAGTGAATTCTAATTTAGAAGCCAAAATGGAGGTCTTAATGCCTGAACCTCAGATTTACGTGGAAAGAACTCTGGCTATCATCAAACCAGACATCATTgataaagaagaagaaatagagGATCTCATTCTACAATCAGGATTCCATATCATTCAGGTAACAGACTGTGTTCCAGAGAAAATAGCTGTAGTTAATAagtcaggaaaatatttaacttctAGCAATCAAGCCAGTAACTAAAAACTTGTGCGTCCAAAAATCATGTTCTTCATGGCATCAAACATTTCTGTCAGATTCTGTAAGGAGATGCTTTTTGATGCATGGGGTGGAACGAGCAGATCAACTATTTTTCTGTCCACAGGAAAACACTTCGATAATAAACTCAGATTTAGCAAATGTATGGAGCAGATGTGTGAACTTTCCAAGGCAACTCTTTGGAGAGTGTGTCATTCAGATCTCACAAGATTTTGTGCAGTGTGCAGGTGGATATTAGAGAATTAATTGAATTCGATAGCTGGCCAGTTGCagcctaatttttttccccattgtttcTACAGTAAATAGACtttataaatattgaaataagcttatgaatatttaaatgtaacCGGCTGGTTGGCCGCTGGGGGGCGCTGCGCCCTCGCGCCTGTGGGTGGCAGGGGcccctccccctgctccccgTAATGTCTTGGTTTTTTCACTTCCTCCTTAGGCTTTctggttgttttatttatttgtatttattatttgtgtttattcaTTTATGGATCTCTCGGAGCTACTCCAGAAGAGGTCACGAAGCTGCTCCatgggctggagctcctctgctctgaagggaggctgggagagctgggggtgttcatGTGATAGAGCAAAAGGCACCAGGGAGACCTGAGAGCTCCTTACAATGCCCAAAGCGGCTCCAGAGAGATAGAGAGGGACTTCGGAAAAGGACTTGggggacaagggagaatggcttcctactgccagagggcagggttagatgggatattgggaaaaaaatcttcaccaTGAGGGTGAGGCCgtggcacaggttgcccagagaagctgtagtCTCCCCATCACTGAaagcattcaaggccaggtttggGGTTTGAGCAACCTAGtccagtggaaagtgtcccagTTTCTGGTAGAGGGTTtgaaacaagatgatttttaagacACCTTTcaaccaaaaccattccatGTTTCTATTGATTCAATAGGTATCAGTAGATGagacaaaatatattatttttttatttaattgtaatATATTAGTAGAGTTGTCTGATATCTGCAGTGACTTTTGGCACTGAAATTATTAGGACTCTGAGTATATAGAACTCTTGTGTTGTATAAGTTTGAGCTCAAAGAATGCACTTCAGAAACTTTTTCTTGACTGCCCTATGGTTACGGATAACTTCCCAAAGTTGTCCTGATCCTGGCCACCTGCAGGCTAGGCAGCTATTGGGAGACTCACAAAGCCCTGAATGAAAAACAGATCAATTGCATAATTAACAGTGTGGGCTGGAGAGAAACTTGTTTAAAAGTAGAACATTATGCTGTAGCAGCTGAGTAATAAAACCCCGCCCCTATAATTTTTCTGTATAGTGCTTTGTCACCTGGCAGTTAGAAAATGATGTAGTTTGCCTGGGCTAAAATCACATCTTGGTCAAATGGGCTGTTTCCCTAGTTAACTTGGAAAACTTTTGCTGTTTGTTACTCTGTATCTCAAGGAGGATCATATCTGGTGAATCAGAGAAGTTTCAGAAGCTACTCTGTGTTCTGCACTTGGAGATAGGACTTAAGGAAAGGACTCTATCCTGCCTTTTAATGCTCTAAGCTGTTTCAATATAGCaacaattttaattctttttttgtctttacaCTTTATAGAAACGGAAGCTCCAATTAAGCCCTGAGCAATGTAGCAACTTCTACGCAGAACAATttggaaaagtgttttttcctaatttaaCAGCCTATATGAGTTCTGGTCCTATAGTTGCTATGGTACTTGCTAGAAATTGTGCAGTCTCATACTGGAAGGAATTGCTTGGACCAACCAACAGCCTAAGAGCTAGGATAACTCACCCTCACAGGTAACTCACTGACTGGCCCTGGGCAAGTCAGTAGCATTTTATCATTCTTTTGATTGAGACCAGTTTTGTGATTTGTTTGTACAGACATAGACTTCTTATCTCTTCAGTTTTGTGCAACAGCttttcactgttgttttttAGTATGCAAACTTCACCTATTTTAAGGGGAATGCTGAGTGTATGAACATTAAGTTTTATGTAGCTACTTCatatgtttaaaacaaaatcaagccAATGTCTTGTTAATTTGTCCATATCTattgcttttctgtgctctcaggCTGCAGAGACTTGGAAGGGATTTGCAGTTGCCCTTCAAGTAGTTATTTCCCTTGTTTTCAGCTTAAGAGCACTCTATGGGACTGATGAGCTGAGGAATGGACTCCATGGCAGTCTCAACATCTcctcagcagagaaagaaattcgATTCATATTTCCAGAAGGTAAAATGGTACAGTTGGTTCATTGCCTGTCCTGGGGAGGATGAAGTTCTTCCCTGTCCTACTCTGATTCCAGATACAATTGATTTATGAGaggttgggtttgtttgctttacaGGATTGTGGGTCTCTTTATGTATAAGCTGatattttctgctctgaaaggCTTACCAAAAATCTATCTGAAGAGCCAGTGTAGTTATAGAGATTGCTTCCACTTTTCAAACTCTGCTCTGGGAACTGGAGCAGTCAAAGCTGGTAAATGAGAAGAAATAGGAAGCTATTACACTCCAGCAAGCGTTTCTGGCACTGTCAGCCTTGAAGACTCCTGTTGACTTGAGAAGACTGACTCTTTTCTCGGATTCAGGCTGAGTAATTACTATTCAAAAGCAGCTGGATGCTCACATGATAGTGTGTTTCCAAAGTTAAGTGCCAGAGAAAGGGGCCTTAGAACCTGGGAAGTTTGCAAGAGGATATCTGTTTTGTAATGTAACAGTATTTTGCTCTTTGACAGAAAGGTGCAAGTGAAACTGCTAGACAATGGTGTCTAGTGATACTTTTTGTCAGCTGTATCAAtgagtttaataaaaaatgttgcaGTTCCTTACAGACCTTACCTATTGTGTAAACCATGTCTCTTCTCCTCACCCTGACAAACAGCAAGACTAAAGGTGAGATTTTAGCATCTTCAGAATCCAGCTTCATACTGGAAGAAGAAAGTGCTAAACATGGGATACACTTGTTTCTCTTCTACCCCAAATGCTTCTTCAAGGATTGAGGTTTTCCCCAGATGATCTGATTTCCTCCCCTTTCATAATAGACTATAATTAGTAAAATTAGCTTGGGAACATTGTAAAGAAGTTTAGAGAGTTTCTTTGCCTTTATGGGAGAAGCTATAAAACCATGGTGTATCATTAACTTACTAAGGAAAACAGCGGCTCACATATAAACAGCCTTTGAAAGAAGGCTGGGTTTAATCAGTCTAGAGTCTGCTTTCTAACACCTTTGGTTCCTCCTTGCAGCAATCTTGGAGCCAGTTCCCACTGGACAAAGAGCTCGGGATTACCTGAACCTGTATGTGAAGCCCACGCTGCTGGCAGGACTCACTGCCCTGTGCAAAGAGAAGCCAGCAGACCCCATGGTACGTGCAGTGTCCCAGCGCTGCTGGCAGCTTTGGGATGCAGTTACTTGCTGTTAGTAAAGTCCCTGTTTATAGGAGAACGACGCTGTTGGTGAAGAGCTCTACTGTTTTAGCTGTCAGCTAATGTTTCAAGAAGTTGATTTGTTTGCTAGAGATGAAACAAGGGTGTGTTTTAAGTCCttaaacaaaatcagttttcttaCATCTGGAAAAACATGGTAAATGTATCTTTGTGTTCTTAAAGTTTCAGTACTTATTTAAGCATGCAGATAATTAATCTGTGTGACAATTTGCTGGCAGTTGTGGTGGATTTTACATCATTATCACATTTATAATCAACATTGCATTTttctaaaggatttttttcagaaaaaaaactcttaaaaatcaCTTGGGGTGTTCCTATGAACTACGTGATATACATGAGGCCACATTTAATGTACTTTGATTGTTCCAGCTGTATAATCTGTTTACTTTATCTGTATGTATGGCACTGTTGCCATAGAAATCTAGAAAACAGAGATGAAGTCCATTCCTTTGCCCAAAAGCCAAACCAGTTGTATCTATTCCTAACAAATATGTCTGGCCTGTGGTTTAGCACTCTAAGTGATGGAGAATCTACAGTCTCCCAGGCAATCTGTTTCAGTGCTTAATTATACTTGTTAAAAGCTTTCACTAAAAGATAACCTAAATCTCCTGGCTCCAATTTTAAGCCCattacctttcttttccccttttattaTCCTCAGAAGACATTGGAGACAATGTAAtatatcacttttttttttttttttcagcaaccTATTGCATATTTGAAGAGTATTTCCCTTCAGTCTTCTCTTtattaaattctgatttttatttttttttgttgcaagtCCCATCTTTCTAACTCATTGTTTTGGCTTCCACTTAATCTGCATTCTTAGCACAGTTTTCTAGTCAATTATGATGAATCTAACAGTAACTTCATTGAGACaatgctttccttcctttcttgtAAAAAATCTGTATGAAGCGGCATCAGTAGCTTTGCTAAAAACATTCTGTTGTACCTTCTTTATTGTCCATAGTGTCTGTGACCTTGtaatagaaggaaaataatgttgATTTGATACTGCTTCAGAAATAGATATTGCCtattgcttttcagttttgttatCTGCTAGGTGCTTACAGGGAGActgttgaaatgttttgttttttccagtatcctttttttctttcctttccttttggaGATGGCATCAGAAAGTGTCTGTGCACTCAGATATACTTGCTGTCAGCACAGAGGTTGTCTCAGCCAGTTCCTTAAGTAATACAGGATTAATTTATTTGGTTCAAATGATTTgaggatttctttctttacaaagTAGTTTTCCTaaggggttttgtgttttgggatattttgtttgtttgttttccttttctgtcttggGTTCTTACCTGTCCTAGTGCTCTGCTTGGCTCTCCCTTTTCAAACCACCCTTTCTATACCTGGTAGTTAAAGCAGAGTGTTGCTTACCTTCCTTGTCTGCTGTTCTGTCAGTTCTTCACAGTGTGGTATGAAATTCGTTGTTCTCAGCATTCCAGAAACCAGTTGTCAACAGCTTTGTGAAGTAAATAAGGATGTGTTAAAAACTTTGCTTTACAAGTGGAGAAATCGAGGCAAAAGGTTAATTTGCCTAAGGCCAGGCCCAGACTGGCAGATGGAATTAGGATTCAAGGCATTCCTGCCCCCCACATTCTCATTTAAGTACATCGTGCTGGAAAACTTACAAGATGAATTTCACAAAGTAACcatgttttgattttaagtTTTAGGTATTGTAAGGTGATTTCAGTGCAGAAAGCAGGCACTCTTAGTGAATGATTCCTTGATGAGGTATCTCTAAATGTTATTAGCAGTAATATTTCATTAAGCAGTTTCATGCATATTGTACAGCTGCATTCCAAAACAGAGCTGGCTGAATTATTTGAAGTATGGCTCTAATGGTCTTACACTTTCACAAAGATAATGCCAGGACAAGTTGTCTTCTAAAGGTCATTGTGTATTGTTCAAAAGCAATATAAGCAGTGaagatttaaaagaatatttttaaaaaacaggtcATTtgcatgttcatttttttctgaaaggtcTTAATTTTGCAGCACAGTAGAAGAATATCTGGAGCAGAGGTTTCAAATAATGTCTTTAATATTCTCCTATGCACGTAATTGAAAGCaacagaaagctgaaaacatttgggttttgggttttttgttcaCAGATTTGGCTTGCTGACTGGCTGGTTGAACACAATCCTAATAAACCTAAACTACAATATCACATCTCTCAGTAAGAGCATCGGCAGTGAGAGCTTGGTGGAAACCATCTCACACATTCCAAGTTACAGCTGTGTATTGTCATTTTTGGTGTGTCCTTTGACTATATAACCAATACTGTCTAAAGTAAATGCATTTGTCTTAACTACTTGTGTCCTCATAGGATAAATAACCTTACACTTAACCAGGATGTAGTGGTTCTAGTACCTCCTCTACTGACAAAGTGAATGTACAATTACACAATAAATTTATGGCATTGggtgataagaaaaaaaaagaatattctgaGTGGATGTGACTTATTGCTCTTGTCcatgtttttcttggtttggcTCTGTAAACAAAATCATTTACAGCAGTGTGGATTATCAAATTAAATCCCCCTGGCCTGTGCTTTGTGAACCAAGGGTTGTGTTCCAATTTTTTAGCATAAGCTCAAAATGAAGGGAGGTACTTGGATATAATGTAGAAAACAATTACTGGAGGCATATTAGCAACTTTGGAATTTTAATTGCTAATTAAATCACCCAGCTAAGGTTGTTCTTGAAGATGATTCACTTAAGTCTGATGTATTTTGTCAGAATATAATTTGAAGGACTTATTTGAAGGTACATTCAATGCACCTTTCCCATCTTGGTGGCAAAAAGCTCAGTGACTATAAATAACATGAAGATGTATTTTAGTCAAGGACTAAGGTTGTCTTCCAACATATGTTTGCAATAAAGGTGCTTAGTTGGAACAGCTCACCTTAAGAGTGCTTCTGTGTTCTTCTGCTCTTAAAGGTATGcaaatttctgtcattttcctCAAACTTTCATGTGTTCTGTTGAAGAATTTCACAAGAGTGCTCTTCCACAGGCAATGGGTTAATCCTACGCTATTGCCTTTTATGAAGTAACTAAATTCTTTTTGGGGATGTggggctttttaattttcttcaaagagcTGTACTTGTTAACTTCAAGCTTTGTATCTTATGGATTGACTAGCtataatgaagaaaacagagtaaTTTTCATAATTCTAAAATAAGACTATGCTTGACTAATACTAAACAAACAAGCAATTTCATAATTTGTTTCATGAAAAAACTTGCTTCCCCAATTTGAGTAATTATGAGAAACAGAAGTAATTTGTCTGTAACATCAAACTTTAAGTGAATTGTTTATCCTCTCAGTGGAACACTATTGCCAGCACAGATAATAAACATTTGGAAACGGGTCCCTATAGTACTAAGACCTAAAAATCTTGTGACTGCtaggacaaggaaaaaaaatagagccAAAACCCTCAAATAATGAAGAATAGAAGTATGAAATGCTTAGAAATACAGATCTGTTTAGAACCAGTTTTTTTGCCTATGTTGTCCTCGTATGTGTCTGTCTGATTGCTCCAATTATAGGAGAGTTGTGCTTTGTGGTTTCCTGTcagccaaataaaaaaatccctttctgaTGATGCCAGAAACTGAAATCTGTTGAATTCACAAGGTATTCCCCTGTATTTTGTTGGTTACTATGACATTTGCCTGCTTATTTTGATGCTCTACTGTTTGACATCCTTTATGTTCCTACTGGAGttctcagttttgcttttgtgcCAGAACTGTGTTATGTTGGATGAGAGTAGGTGGGTCCTTACCCAGGGGGTGGGAGAAAGGACAAAGGCAGCTGAAGTTGCAAATGTCACCTTGATCACCCACACAATATAGATTCTCAGTCATGCTGGTGTTCATCTATCATGGAATTATTCTCTAATGTTGGAGCGAACACCTTCAGTTGCTGACTGGTGTTTGCTtccattttcctcagaaaaaggtggaaagagagaaattgcCTTTATCCCATGGGCACCATCCTGACTCATTCTATCCCTACACATAGGACAAGTATTGATCCAGCAGATGTCACAGCTGAGATCCTGAGGAACCTGCATTAATAAGTAGGATTTGAGCAGAGGTTCAGTCCTGGGAATGTGAAGTGGCCgagcagcctgctcctgtgGGGGGAGCTGTCACACCACGGGAGAGGCTGTTGGGGCATGTGCTACTACATTTCTTGTGGTGTTTAAGTTTTTTATTATGCCCAGAGTGGTACAGGCTTGGCCAGTGTTACCAATCCGTAGCACAGAAAATGTagctttgggaaaaaacccagattaACTGAAAGATGTCTTTCCATTCACTGTCAGCAAGGTGAGATATTCTCTGTAGGGATGAATAACTCATCCTCTCCCTCTGTTGAGTCAAAATAATTACCTTGCCTATTGAGTTTTACTGAGCATTTTTAACTTTGAGGGAGTTCATTTTAGTTTTACTGCCTGAGTGCTGGAATAGAGCTATGTCCATAAAATGAGCAGTTCAGTCTGTTTCCCATAATTCTGGTTTTTCAACAGAGTTCCTCCTGGAACTTTGCTTATCATGTGCTTGCTATCACCTGCACTGGAAGTTGTTTTTGGAACTAAACAGATTGAGATAGTGTTGAAGTATGTGATTGTTCAGCCTCCCTGTCTCACAAGGGATTTATTATCTTCAGGAGCAGTTAAACTGCCAGGAATCTTGTCCATATTTTAAAGATGGCAGAAGCCCCAATCAAAGGCAATTTCCCATTGCCTGCATCTGTCAGAGCATTCCAGTGTGCTGAGCGTCAGAAATGAGTCACTGGTCAGAGCTTGGGACTGTCATTCAGGTCATTTAAGATTGTTTCATGGAGATTTGCAAATCCCTGCTTTTCTCATGTACGAAAAGAAGATTT
The Parus major isolate Abel chromosome 13, Parus_major1.1, whole genome shotgun sequence DNA segment above includes these coding regions:
- the NME5 gene encoding nucleoside diphosphate kinase homolog 5, translating into MEVLMPEPQIYVERTLAIIKPDIIDKEEEIEDLILQSGFHIIQKRKLQLSPEQCSNFYAEQFGKVFFPNLTAYMSSGPIVAMVLARNCAVSYWKELLGPTNSLRARITHPHSLRALYGTDELRNGLHGSLNISSAEKEIRFIFPEAILEPVPTGQRARDYLNLYVKPTLLAGLTALCKEKPADPMIWLADWLVEHNPNKPKLQYHISQ